A window of Bacteroidota bacterium genomic DNA:
ACTCCCACACTCCCACACTCCCACACTCCCACACTCCCGCACTCACCCAGGAACGGCGACGAAGGCTAGAATCGTCTCCGGGTGCTTGTCGGTGGCGAGGAGGAAGCCGAGGTCGCCGAGCCGGGCGAGGCCTTCCCAGTTGCGCGCCGCGCCGTCGAGAAGCCGGAGCTGGACCGGCGGGCGCGCCGTCCGCACGATCCGGTCGCCGGCGACGCGGAACTCGACGAGCCGCTCGACGGTCGCCTGCCGCTGGTGCGTCGTCCCAGTTCCGAACCGCATCGCCAGCGAGTCAGGGCCGGGACGGAGCGTGGCGCGGTCGCCGGGATAGAAATAGTTGATGGCCCAGAAGCGCCCCTCGGCGTCGAGTGTCGTGGCGTCGGTGAGGCGGTACTCGAGCGTCGGCACGCCGAGCGAGTCGCGGAGGCCAAGCGCGGCGTCGAAGAGGTAGGCCTCGGGCACCGCGTTGACGGCGGCACCGTTGGCCTCCTGGAGCGCGACGATCCCGCGCGGCGTCGCGAGCAGCGTCTCGTAGCTCAGGTTGGCGACCCGCGCCTGCACCGGCAGCGCGACGAGCGACGGCGCGTTGAGCCGGACGCCGCCGAGCCGACCGTCCGGCGTGCGCTGCGCCGTGCCTTCAACGAGGTAGCCCTGCATGGCCTCGCTCTTGGCAGACTCGATGGCGAGGTAGACCCGGTCGCCGCGGAAGGCAATCGCCTCGTAGCCCTCGTAGCCCTCGGCCTGTCCGGCCACGCCCGCCGTCTCGAACGGGACGAGCCGGGGCCGGAGCACGCCCCGGTAGCGTCGCTCGACGAATGCGACGAGGTCGGCCCGCGCCAGCACGCAGAGCGCGCCGGTCCGTCGCCCTTCACCCTCGGCGTCGAGCGTGTCCGACGCCGCCGAGAGGCGGCCGGGGTACTGCGGCAGGAGGACGAGATCGTCGCCGAACCAGGCGAGGCCGGAGAGTTCGGCGAGGGGTGCGGCGCAGGGGCCGGCGAGCGGGAGGCGCTGCACTTCGGCCTCGGCCGGTGCGGCCGGCGGCGGGTCGGCGCTGCGGCAGGCGGCGAGGGCGAGAAGAAAAACGAGAAGCAGGCGCATCGGCGTGGGCATGAGAAGCGGAAGCTACGACGCGGCCAGGGGCGATCTGGAACCGGATGACCCAATCGGCGAGGGCGCGACGCATGACCCGGCAGCACACCTTCTTCCTCCATCCCAACGACTCATGCGCGCTCTCCTCCTGACCCTCGCGCTCCTGCTGCCCACGGCAGCCTCGGCGCAGCTCAGCGGCACCTACACCATCGGCGGTGCCAGCCCCGACTACGCCACCATCAGCGAAGCCGTTAGCGACCTCGACGACTTCGGCCTCGGCGGACCGGTGACCTTCCTGCTCCGGCCCGGCGTCTACAGCGATCAGATCAACCCCGGCGCACTCGGCACCTCGGCCACGAACACTTTTGAGATTCGCTCCGAGAACCCGAGCAACCGCGCCACAATCAAGGTCGACGCGACAGCCTCGGCCAACTACGTCTGGCGCATCAACAACACAAAGTTCGTGACCTTCCGCGACATCGACTTCATCGAGGCCAACAACGATGCCTTCGGGCGCATCCTGGTCATCGAAGGCACGTCCTCTGACATTACCGTGGACGGCTGCACCTTCTCGGGCCGTATCGGGGCCCTCACCGACAGCGGCTCGCTCGTCTGGGCGGACCCCAGTTCCCACGACAACCTCACGTTCACCGGCAACACGTTCACTTCGGGCTACGGCGGGCTCGACCTAGACCAGTTTTTTACCCTTGGCAACAGTACGGGCCTGGACGTCATCGGCAACGTATTCGAAGACCAACTTAGATTCGGAGTAGACGTCACCAGTGGCGTGGACCAAACGACCCTCAGCGCGAACATGATCTCTTCGAGGCCAAACACAGATTTGTATACCGGGATCTTATTCAGCGGTACAGGCGAGATCACCGACAACGTAGTCGATGCTCAGAATAGGGCGCTGTTCGCTGGTGGCAGTACCACGGCACTCATCGCCAACAACTTCTTCGCGGTCGAGTCGAGCTCCGGCCTCGATGAAGGCGTAGACTTGACGGGAAGCGCAAGTGTAGACTTTTTCCATAACACGGTATACGTCTACGGCACGAGCGCTGGACGCGCACTCAAAAGTGCTAGCACGTCTGGGGACGGATCAGATATCTCGATCCAGAACAACCTCTTGATCAACGAGACAGGCGGCCCTGCCCTCTCATTTCGCGTTAACGGCCCCTTTGCGGGAACGAGCGACTACAACGACCTCTTCACGACGGGGGACGTGCTGGTGGAAGACGACGGGGAGAGTTACTTAACCCTGGACGACTACCAGGACGGCACCGACCTCGACCTGAACTCTGTCGCCGTCCCGGTGACGTTCGCCGACGCCCAGAGCGCCGACCTCCACCTCGCCGGAGGCTCCGTCAGCGACCCGGACCTGCTCGGCCTGCCCGTCGGCATCACCGAGGACATCGACGGCGACCCGCGCAGCGCTACGAGGCCGTACATGGGTGCCGACGAGGGCGAGGACCTCTCCCCGCTCGCAGGCACCTACTCGGTTGGCGTCCCCGGCCTCAGCGACTTCGACGATCCCTTCGAGGCGATTGCCGCGCTCAACGCGCGCGGCATCAGCGCGCCCGTGCTCTTCGACATCCTCGCCTTCGACTACACCGGGCAGGCCGTCATCGAGGACTTCGAGCGCGTCGGCGCGGCCGACGACCCGGTCACCTTCCGCGGCAACTTCATCGACCAGCCCGGCTTCCCGCGCCCGACGCTCCGCTACGCGGCTGCGGGCAGCGCCGATAACTACATCCTCCTCCTCGACGGGGCCGACTTCGTGACCATCGAGCGCCTGGAGTTCGAGGCTACCGGCACCAACAACATCGGCCGCCTGATCGTCCTCGACGACGGCCCCGACGGCGAGGGCGTGGACGACCTCACGGTCCGCGACAACACCCTCGAAGGCATCGTGTGGGTCGGACCGGCCGGCAACCCCGGCGGGGCCGAACTCGTCGCCACGATCGACAACGCGACTGGCGGCCACGACCGCGCCCGCTTCACCGGCAACACGTTCATCGACGGCACCAACGGCCTCCGCCTCAGCCCGACCGACAACCCGGGGGCGCGCAACGAGGACGCCGAGGTTTCCGGCAACACGTTCACCGACCTCCGCAGCACGGCCATGTTCGCCCACGCCCCGGCCATCACCGTCCAGGGCAACACGGTCACCTCCGACGAGGGCGGCGGCTTCCAGCTCTTCTACGGCGACGGCGGCTGCACGATCACCGAGAACCGGATCACGCTCGGCGTGCCGAGCTTCAACGGGATCAACCTCCGCGTGGACGGCACCGAGGCCGAGCCGTGCCTGGTTGCCAACAACTTCGTCAGCGCCGACCGCCCGGTGCGGATCGACGGCGGGTCGAGCTTCGTCCGCGTGCTCCACAACACGCTCTTCTCGAAGGACGAGCGCGTGCTCTGGGTCCCGAACGCGAGCGACGTGACGGTGCTCAACAACATCCTCTACCACAGCGCGGGCGGCTTCGCCTTCGAGGCGAGCGCGAGCGCCATCGCCGAGGCCGACCACAATGCCCTCTTCACGACTGGCAGTTCGCTCGCCCGGATCAGCAGCGTGAACTACACTGACCTCGCCGCCTACCAGGCGGGCACCGGCTTCGGAGCCAACTCCGTCTCGAAGACCGTCACCTTCGCCGATGCCCCCGGCGGCGACCTCCACCTCACCGGCTCGTCCGACGGCGACGACGACCTCGGCGGCACGCCGCTCGCGGAGGTCCCGACCGACATCGACGGGGAGGACCGGGGCACCCCGCCCTACATGGGGGCCGACGAAGCCTCCGCCCTCACGCCCCCCGCCAACTTCGACCTCGTCGCCGCCGCCACCAGCCCACTCACCGTCGCCCCCGGCGGCTCGGTCTCGTTCGACTACACGATCGCCAACAACACCGCCAACCCCGCCACCGGCGACCTCTGGTTCGCCGCCAGCCCCGGCGGCTTCGACGGGATCATCGTCTCCGGCACGCTGCCGGGCGGCCAGACCTTCAGCGGCAGCTACACCCAGCCCGTGCCCGGCTTCACGCCGCCGGGGACGTACGCCTACGACCTCAACATCGGCAACTTCCCCAACCTGATCGTGGACACGGAGACGTTCACCGTGACGGTGACCGGCGCGGCGCGCGAGGGCGGGGCCGAGGCGTGGGCGGTGACCGAGGCGACGCCGTGGCCGACGTTCGAGGAGGCCGAGGGTGAGCTGGAGGCGGCGTCGGAGGCGCTGCCGTCCGAGTTCGCGCTGGCGGCGGCGTACCCGAACCCGTTCACGCGCTCGGCGACGGTGGGCTTCGCGCTGCCGGAGGCGGCGTCGGTGCGGGTGTCGGTCTACGACGTGCTGGGGCGCGAGGTGGCGGTGCTGGTGGACGCGCCGCTGGAGGCGGGTCGTCACGCGGTGCAGCTGGAGGCGGGGAGGCTGGCCTCGGGGGTGTACCTGGTGCGGATGGTGGCGGGTGGGTACGCGGCGGTGGAGCGGGTGACGCTGGCGCGCTGACGGTGTCTGCGCTTCGCTGCCGGGCGTCCCGCCGAGCGCGCACGAGCGTGCCTCGGCGGGACGCGCCCGCGTTGGGGCGGGCTAACAGAAAAGCCATAGGCGACAGTGCGAATGCGCCAAGCATCCGTCGTATAATGGGCACCTTGTCTGGTCCTTCCCCTTTGCCTCCCCTACGCCATGCAACGTTCCCTCCTTCTCGCCCTCGGGCTGCTCCTGCTTGCGACCCCTGCCTCGGCCCAGGTCACGGTCGGCCAGTCCGATGACTTCCAGGACGGCACGACGCAGGACTGGCGCAACGGCCGCAACACGCCCGACGTCTCGAACGTCGCCACCGGGGGCCCGGACGGCGCGGGCGATAGCTACCTCCAGGTCGTCGCCGACGGCAGCTTCATCGCGGGCCGGCTCGCGGTCTTCAACGACGAGCAATGGAGCGGCGACTTCACGGCGGCCGGCGTCACTTCGGTCACCGTGGACCTCAACAACACCGGGGCCAACGACCTCGTGATCCGGCTGTGGATCGAGAACAACTTCGCCGGCCCCGGCGACGGCGACGTGGTCTCGACCGACGGCGTCTCGCTCCCGGCCGGCAGCGGCTGGCAGTCGTTCACGTTCTCGGTGCTGCCGGAGGACCTCACCCCGCTCGGCGCGACGAGCGCCGGCGACGTCCTCACCAACGTACGGCGCTTCCGCTTCTACCACGGACCGACGGCGACGGCCCCCGGTCCCAACATCGTCGCCGAACTCGGCCTCGACAACATCACCGCCGACGGCGCGGCCGGCCCGAACTTCGACCTCACGGCGACCAACACCTCGCCGCTCTCGACGGCTCCGGGCGGCTCGGTCTCGTTCGACTACACGGTCACCAACAACACCTCGAACGCGGCCACCGGCGACGTTTGGTTCACGGCCAGCCCCGGCGGGCAGCGCGGGATCATCCGCTCCGGCACGCTCCCGGCGGGCCAGACCGTGAGCGCCAGCTTCACGCAGCCCGTCCCGGGCAACGCCCCGCCCGGCATCTACACCTACACCATCAACCTCGGCCAATTCCCGAACGCCGTCGTGGACTCGGAGAGCTTCGCGCTCATCGTGGCGGCAGCCCGCTCGGCCCCCGGTGCGCCGCTGGCGTGGGCCGTGACCGACGCTGCCCCCTGGTCCGTAGTCGAGGTCCCAGCTGCGCAGTCTGCCGCGACGCCCGAGCGGTTCGCACTGCACGCGGCCTACCCGAACCCGTTTGAGACTGCTACGTCGCTCGGCTTCGACGTGCCGGAGGCGACGAGCCTGAACGTGACCGTCTACGACGTACTCGGGCGCGAGGTCGCCGTCCTCCTCGACCGGACCGTCGAGGCGGGCCGGCACACCGTGCGTCTCGATGGAGCCGGGCTGTCGCGCGGGGTCTACCTCGTCCGTCTCCAGGCGGGCGCGGTCTCCCAGGTCCGCCGCGTCACCCTCGTGCGGTAGCTCCTGACCTTCATGCCCGTGCCTCTCCTTGCTCTGGTTGCGCTGCTGCTCACC
This region includes:
- a CDS encoding right-handed parallel beta-helix repeat-containing protein, which translates into the protein MRALLLTLALLLPTAASAQLSGTYTIGGASPDYATISEAVSDLDDFGLGGPVTFLLRPGVYSDQINPGALGTSATNTFEIRSENPSNRATIKVDATASANYVWRINNTKFVTFRDIDFIEANNDAFGRILVIEGTSSDITVDGCTFSGRIGALTDSGSLVWADPSSHDNLTFTGNTFTSGYGGLDLDQFFTLGNSTGLDVIGNVFEDQLRFGVDVTSGVDQTTLSANMISSRPNTDLYTGILFSGTGEITDNVVDAQNRALFAGGSTTALIANNFFAVESSSGLDEGVDLTGSASVDFFHNTVYVYGTSAGRALKSASTSGDGSDISIQNNLLINETGGPALSFRVNGPFAGTSDYNDLFTTGDVLVEDDGESYLTLDDYQDGTDLDLNSVAVPVTFADAQSADLHLAGGSVSDPDLLGLPVGITEDIDGDPRSATRPYMGADEGEDLSPLAGTYSVGVPGLSDFDDPFEAIAALNARGISAPVLFDILAFDYTGQAVIEDFERVGAADDPVTFRGNFIDQPGFPRPTLRYAAAGSADNYILLLDGADFVTIERLEFEATGTNNIGRLIVLDDGPDGEGVDDLTVRDNTLEGIVWVGPAGNPGGAELVATIDNATGGHDRARFTGNTFIDGTNGLRLSPTDNPGARNEDAEVSGNTFTDLRSTAMFAHAPAITVQGNTVTSDEGGGFQLFYGDGGCTITENRITLGVPSFNGINLRVDGTEAEPCLVANNFVSADRPVRIDGGSSFVRVLHNTLFSKDERVLWVPNASDVTVLNNILYHSAGGFAFEASASAIAEADHNALFTTGSSLARISSVNYTDLAAYQAGTGFGANSVSKTVTFADAPGGDLHLTGSSDGDDDLGGTPLAEVPTDIDGEDRGTPPYMGADEASALTPPANFDLVAAATSPLTVAPGGSVSFDYTIANNTANPATGDLWFAASPGGFDGIIVSGTLPGGQTFSGSYTQPVPGFTPPGTYAYDLNIGNFPNLIVDTETFTVTVTGAAREGGAEAWAVTEATPWPTFEEAEGELEAASEALPSEFALAAAYPNPFTRSATVGFALPEAASVRVSVYDVLGREVAVLVDAPLEAGRHAVQLEAGRLASGVYLVRMVAGGYAAVERVTLAR
- a CDS encoding T9SS type A sorting domain-containing protein, with the protein product MQRSLLLALGLLLLATPASAQVTVGQSDDFQDGTTQDWRNGRNTPDVSNVATGGPDGAGDSYLQVVADGSFIAGRLAVFNDEQWSGDFTAAGVTSVTVDLNNTGANDLVIRLWIENNFAGPGDGDVVSTDGVSLPAGSGWQSFTFSVLPEDLTPLGATSAGDVLTNVRRFRFYHGPTATAPGPNIVAELGLDNITADGAAGPNFDLTATNTSPLSTAPGGSVSFDYTVTNNTSNAATGDVWFTASPGGQRGIIRSGTLPAGQTVSASFTQPVPGNAPPGIYTYTINLGQFPNAVVDSESFALIVAAARSAPGAPLAWAVTDAAPWSVVEVPAAQSAATPERFALHAAYPNPFETATSLGFDVPEATSLNVTVYDVLGREVAVLLDRTVEAGRHTVRLDGAGLSRGVYLVRLQAGAVSQVRRVTLVR